From the Bacteroidia bacterium genome, one window contains:
- a CDS encoding DNA translocase FtsK, which produces MRRKNKHNAQEAAPTPKRSLDAKRKLDIIGMMMMVLALLLLLAFVSHSHADETVADVGMVDFLRLFGGDPEIQARADTTSNWLGLFGAIIANFFINITVGYFSIAFPILLMLWGWSIFRRRDLRTLAYYTNYSLVLVLLLSAFLGLLRLISWMPDISVSWSGNIGDFVAGLISRLIGTTGGIIIIFATIVILAVVAVDYDIQASLDRVRNGWRWVMDRIGGKATTLQAAFQTEREALASELRESPAASSVDAPPAVVKSKKTASAKGDVPEPSPVVLQPLQRQTQVSIARPWSADAPSDVPSYAVDDAGTPRSNGTISRDAIDGLREIFGPAPDAAAAAGPVAASTGAGSTASAKAAGEATERVREKNGATPRLTDHGSDTLKAAKHDPPKDDPDIAADIPLSSVMLNEHERKAVQQAVARKVMQSEADEDIDSINQKLAKTRLEYTMPPPDLLDPQRSGSTVSDAELRLKADQVKEKLAVFGIGITSISVAPGPVVTLFELVPDSSVKISKIVSLADDLALALAARGIRIIAPIPGKSAVGIEIPNNQPEIVGFRSVVTSPEFQRSRHKLTLGMGKSINGTVVCDDLAKMPHLLIAGATGSGKSVGINVMITSLLYRMRPQDVKFVMIDPKKIELAQYRGLNRHFLAVCADIDEEIITDPANAVIVLKSLELEMDMRYTKLAKAGVRHVDDYNEKVKTGQLRDSETLKHYQLPCIVVIIDELADLMITAAREVEEPIARLAQLARAVGIHLVVATQRPSVDVITGVIKANFPARVAFQVASRIDSRTVLDTQGAEQLLGNGDMLFVPGGHPKPVRIQNAYLSTAEVERVVEFISEQQGFQRPYTLPSVRALQKTKSRDETEGFDDLVYEAARLIVRHQQGSVSLLQRRLKIGYSRAARIVDQLETVGIVGPYDGSKARQVMVEDESTLESILQEL; this is translated from the coding sequence TTGAGAAGAAAAAACAAACATAACGCACAGGAAGCCGCTCCGACGCCGAAGAGGAGTCTGGATGCAAAGCGCAAGCTCGACATCATCGGCATGATGATGATGGTACTCGCGCTGCTTCTCCTTTTAGCCTTCGTTTCGCATTCGCATGCGGATGAGACGGTTGCCGACGTCGGCATGGTGGACTTTCTGCGGTTGTTTGGCGGTGATCCTGAGATTCAGGCGCGGGCCGACACGACATCCAACTGGTTGGGACTATTCGGCGCGATCATCGCGAACTTCTTTATCAACATCACCGTCGGATATTTCTCAATCGCCTTCCCCATACTCCTCATGCTCTGGGGGTGGTCCATTTTCCGAAGGCGCGACCTGAGAACACTCGCGTATTACACGAATTACTCACTTGTGCTCGTGCTTCTGCTGTCCGCGTTTCTCGGCTTGCTGCGGCTGATCTCATGGATGCCCGATATCTCCGTATCCTGGTCGGGCAACATAGGAGATTTCGTCGCCGGTTTGATTTCGCGGCTCATCGGTACCACGGGCGGAATCATCATCATCTTCGCCACGATAGTGATTCTCGCGGTCGTAGCCGTGGACTACGATATTCAGGCATCGCTGGACAGAGTGAGGAACGGATGGCGCTGGGTGATGGACAGAATCGGCGGAAAGGCGACAACGTTACAAGCCGCGTTCCAGACCGAGCGTGAAGCGCTTGCCTCGGAATTGCGCGAGAGCCCCGCGGCAAGCAGCGTTGACGCCCCCCCCGCAGTGGTGAAGAGCAAAAAAACCGCTTCAGCGAAGGGTGATGTGCCCGAGCCGTCACCGGTGGTATTGCAGCCGCTTCAACGCCAGACACAGGTTTCGATCGCCCGGCCGTGGAGTGCCGACGCACCCTCGGACGTGCCATCCTATGCTGTCGACGATGCGGGGACCCCGCGTTCCAACGGCACCATCTCGCGCGACGCCATCGACGGGTTGCGCGAAATTTTCGGTCCTGCGCCCGATGCTGCCGCGGCAGCTGGTCCCGTTGCCGCCTCAACAGGCGCGGGGTCCACAGCTTCGGCGAAAGCCGCGGGTGAAGCAACTGAGCGCGTCCGGGAGAAAAACGGTGCTACACCGCGATTGACCGACCACGGGAGCGATACACTAAAAGCCGCGAAGCACGATCCTCCGAAGGATGATCCCGACATCGCTGCGGACATCCCTTTGTCCAGCGTGATGCTCAACGAGCACGAGCGAAAGGCGGTTCAGCAAGCTGTTGCCCGCAAGGTGATGCAGTCCGAAGCGGACGAAGACATTGATTCCATCAATCAGAAACTTGCGAAGACTCGCCTGGAATACACGATGCCGCCGCCGGATTTGCTGGATCCCCAGCGCAGCGGAAGTACCGTATCGGATGCAGAACTTCGACTGAAAGCCGACCAGGTCAAGGAGAAACTTGCTGTATTCGGTATCGGCATCACGAGCATTTCCGTTGCCCCGGGACCAGTGGTGACGCTCTTTGAGCTCGTACCCGATTCCAGTGTCAAGATCAGCAAAATTGTTTCGCTTGCGGATGATCTCGCTCTTGCTCTTGCCGCGCGCGGAATACGCATCATCGCGCCTATTCCCGGGAAGAGCGCGGTGGGCATCGAAATACCGAATAATCAGCCCGAAATTGTCGGCTTTCGTTCCGTCGTGACGTCGCCGGAGTTTCAGCGTTCCCGGCACAAGCTCACCCTCGGCATGGGTAAATCCATCAACGGCACCGTCGTCTGCGACGATCTGGCGAAGATGCCACATCTGCTCATTGCCGGCGCGACCGGTTCCGGAAAAAGCGTCGGTATCAATGTGATGATCACGAGTCTGCTGTACCGGATGCGTCCGCAGGATGTGAAGTTTGTGATGATCGATCCGAAGAAAATCGAGCTCGCACAGTACCGGGGGTTGAATCGTCACTTCCTTGCGGTGTGCGCGGATATTGATGAAGAGATCATCACCGATCCCGCCAACGCGGTGATTGTGTTGAAGAGTCTGGAGTTGGAGATGGATATGCGTTACACCAAGCTGGCCAAGGCGGGTGTACGACATGTGGATGATTACAACGAGAAGGTGAAGACCGGCCAGTTGCGTGACAGTGAAACGCTCAAGCACTATCAGCTCCCCTGCATTGTCGTCATTATAGACGAACTTGCGGATTTGATGATCACCGCCGCCCGCGAGGTGGAGGAACCGATAGCGCGTCTCGCCCAGCTCGCCCGTGCAGTCGGCATACATCTTGTTGTCGCCACGCAGCGTCCGTCCGTCGACGTCATCACCGGTGTCATCAAGGCCAACTTCCCTGCGCGCGTGGCATTTCAGGTTGCGAGCCGCATTGATTCGCGCACCGTGCTGGATACGCAGGGAGCGGAGCAATTACTCGGCAACGGCGATATGTTGTTTGTTCCCGGTGGCCATCCGAAGCCGGTACGCATTCAGAACGCCTATCTCTCCACCGCCGAAGTGGAGCGGGTAGTAGAATTCATTTCAGAGCAACAGGGTTTTCAAAGGCCCTATACTCTGCCGTCGGTGCGTGCGCTGCAGAAAACGAAATCACGCGATGAGACGGAAGGATTTGACGATCTGGTCTATGAAGCCGCCCGCCTCATTGTCCGGCATCAGCAGGGCTCGGTGTCGCTGTTGCAGCGTCGGCTCAAGATCGGGTATTCGCGGGCCGCGCGCATTGTGGATCAACTCGAGACCGTGGGTATCGTCGGACCCTACGACGGGAGCAAAGCCCGTCAGGTCATGGTAGAAGACGAATCCACTCTCGAGTCCATTTTACAGGAGCTTTGA
- the lolA gene encoding outer membrane lipoprotein chaperone LolA, with product MLRNSTRLLAIAMLVVLPLSFALSIDAREIIENVQERYDDLKDVTISFQQSVRFRVSRSEQSVKGTLYFKKPNKYRIETEERTVVTDGKTSWSYNQKNRQVVIDTYKPDAHGLSPERLLLQYPKDYYSTLVGEEQVGKLKCHVLKLTPKEDNSFATALKIWVSKDWYIRKVEVTDINGAVTTYVIETLSADQKLPDSRFEFQVPDKSEIIDLR from the coding sequence ATGTTGAGAAACAGTACACGCCTGTTGGCGATTGCGATGCTTGTCGTTCTCCCGTTGTCCTTTGCTTTGAGCATCGATGCCCGCGAGATTATAGAGAATGTGCAAGAGCGCTACGATGATTTGAAGGATGTCACGATTTCGTTTCAGCAGTCTGTCCGTTTCCGCGTTTCCCGCTCGGAGCAGTCGGTCAAAGGCACGCTCTATTTTAAGAAGCCGAACAAATACCGCATCGAAACGGAGGAGCGTACCGTCGTAACGGACGGCAAGACGTCGTGGTCGTACAATCAGAAGAATCGGCAGGTAGTCATCGACACGTATAAGCCGGATGCGCACGGTCTTTCACCGGAGCGTCTGCTTCTTCAGTATCCCAAGGATTATTATTCGACACTGGTGGGTGAGGAGCAGGTAGGCAAGCTCAAGTGCCACGTGCTGAAACTCACACCGAAGGAGGACAATTCATTTGCGACGGCGCTCAAGATTTGGGTGAGCAAAGATTGGTACATCAGGAAGGTGGAGGTGACGGACATCAACGGCGCGGTGACGACGTACGTGATTGAAACGCTTTCTGCGGATCAGAAACTGCCGGACAGCAGGTTCGAGTTTCAGGTCCCGGACAAATCGGAGATAATTGATCTGCGGTAA